The Candidatus Limnocylindrales bacterium nucleotide sequence CTTGGTGGCGTAGGACTTCAGCTCGGGATGCTTGCCCGACTCGGCCTGCTGCTTGAACAGCGTGATCATCTCCTGATGATCGCGGACCTGCGCCTGCATGTAGGCCCTGTCGAACTCGGCGCCGGACTTGGCCTTGAGCTGATCCATCATCGCCTTGTGCTTCGGATCGGTGTCCTTCGGCAGCGTCTCGTTCATGTTCTTGGCGACTTCCTCCAGCTCCTTGTTGTTCTGGCTGTGGTCGTTGATCATGTGCTGCGCGAACTCTTTGACCTCTTTGTCCGACGCCTTCTCGAG carries:
- a CDS encoding DUF4142 domain-containing protein, whose protein sequence is MKITILATLVLALAASGAHAESANPGSARGAQATTNDSSGGAAGDAVLTDQTFLKKAAAGGIAEVETAKIALEKASDKEVKEFAQHMINDHSQNNKELEEVAKNMNETLPKDTDPKHKAMMDQLKAKSGAEFDRAYMQAQVRDHQEMITLFKQQAESGKHPELKSYATKTLPALEKHLDHARKVTDGGL